In a genomic window of Rhododendron vialii isolate Sample 1 chromosome 12a, ASM3025357v1:
- the LOC131310693 gene encoding cytochrome P450 736A117-like isoform X3, which yields MHFSLYPFIFSLLPLFLFLVFLLKWLSITARPPHKNPPPSPRKLPLIGNLHQMGPFPHRSLHSLSQAHGPLMLLHFAAAPVLVASSTAAARDILKTHDLIFSTRPKSTICNKIFYGANLDVIFSPYGEYWRQMKSIFVLQLLSNKRVQSFHDVREEETALMIEKISDSGSNVVNLRKLIVELTANVVCRAALGRKYDGVGGRGGGARRGFKEVLGEVVELMGVFDIGDFIPWLKWVNRVNGVYGRVERLAKELDGFLEGVVEEHEGRERKEGQDFVDVLLEIQRENVAIPLQRNSIKALILDIFAAGTDTSSATIEWVMTELLKHPQAMKKLQAEVRLIAQPNKAVTEDDLDQMPYLKAVIKETLRLHPPGPLILPRESTKDVQVMGYDIAAGTRVLVNAWAIMRDPASWDVPEEFRPERFLNGCSIDFKGHDFEFIPFGAGRRGCPGIQFADVINELVVANLVHKFDFALPDGVELDESEAFGLVVHKKLPLLLVATPLSC from the exons ATGCATTTCTCTCTATACCccttcatcttctctctccttcccttgTTTCTCTTCCTAGTTTTCCTTCTCAAATGGCTCTCCATCACTGCCCGACCACCGCACAAAAACCCACCCCCGTCTCCCCGAAAGCTCCCTTTGATCGGAAACCTCCACCAAATGGGCCCCTTCCCCCACCGCTCTCTCCACTCCCTCTCCCAAGCCCACGGCCCCTTAATGCTCCTCCACTTCGCAGCCGCCCCTGTCCTAGTCGCCTCCTCCACTGCCGCCGCCCGTGACATCTTGAAAACCCACGACCTTATCTTCTCCACCCGACCCAAATCGACCATTTGCAATAAAATCTTTTACGGAGCGAATTTGGATGTGATTTTCAGCCCTTATGGCGAGTATTGGAGGCAGATGAAGAGCATCTTCGTCCTCCAACTACTAAGCAACAAGCGAGTCCAATCCTTCCACGACGTTAGGGAGGAAGAGACGGCGCTTATGATCGAGAAGATTTCAGATTCTGGTTCTAATGTGGTGAATTTGAGAAAACTGATTGTGGAGTTGACGGCGAACGTGGTGTGTAGGGCGGCGTTAGGGCGGAAATACGACGGTGTTGGGGGTAGAGGAGGAGGGGCGAGGAGGGGGTTTAAGGAGGTTTTGGGGGAGGTTGTGGAGTTAATGGGGGTTTTTGATATTGGAGATTTTATACCATGGTTGAAGTGGGTGAATAGAGTAAATGGGGTGTATGGGAGAGTGGAGAGACTTGCTAAGGAGTTGGATGGATTTTTAGAGGGTGTGGTGGAAGAGCatgagggtagagagagaaaggaagggCAGGATTTTGTGGATGTTTTGCTTGAGATTCAAAGGGAAAATGTTGCGATTCCTCTTCAAAGAAATAGCATCAAAGCTCTTATTTTG GATATATTTGCTGCTGGAACTGATACTTCATCCGCAACCATAGAATGGGTAATGACAGAGCTCTTAAAACATCCTCAAGCCATGAAAAAACTCCAAGCCGAAGTTCGACTTATAGCCCAACCCAACAAGGCTGTAACCGAGGACGATCTAGACCAGATGCCTTACCTAAAAGCCGTGATCAAAGAGACTCTACGCCTCCACCCTCCTGGTCCCCTTATCTTGCCCCGGGAGTCAACCAAAGACGTCCAAGTAATGGGCTACGACATTGCGGCCGGGACACGCGTGCTCGTCAACGCTTGGGCAATCATGCGGGATCCGGCGTCGTGGGATGTGCCCGAGGAGTTTAGGCCTGAAAGGTTTTTGAACGGCTGCTCGATTGATTTTAAAGGACACGATTTCGAGTTTATTCCGTTTGGAGCGGGGAGGAGGGGGTGCCCAGGGATTCAATTTGCCGACGTGATCAATGAGCTGGTGGTTGCAAATCTTGTGCACAAGTTTGATTTTGCACTGCCTGATGGGGTGGAGTTGGATGAGAGTGAagcttttggtttggttgttcATAAAAAGTTGCCTCTGCTTCTTGTTGCAACTCCTTTGTCTTGCTAA